The sequence GAAGGTTAACGTTGACCGTTCTGCGCAAAGTTCAACAAATAGGACGATGAGCGATAAACGGTGAGGGCATAACGTGGGCTCGCCTAGTCTTTATCACTCGCCACTCTCGTCACAAACGCCTCGCTGAAGGCTTTGATCTGATCGCGGATGCGGGCGTAGTTAGCCATGACGCTCGCTTCGTCGGGGCCGGTGACTTTAGAGGGGTCTTCGAAATTATGGTGTAGCCGATTGGTTTGCCCAATCCAGACGGGGCAACGCTCAGCGGCGCTATCGCAGACCGTAATCACATAATCGAATGGAAGGTGCGCGTACTCATCCACGTGATTCGACGTATGATGGCTGATGTCGATCCCATCGTCGGCCATCGTCTGTACGGCGCGGGGGTTCAGGCCGTGCGTTTCGACGCCCGCGCTGTACACCGCCGCCCGGTCACCGGCGAACCGTTGCAGGTACCCATGCGCCATCTGGCTGCGGGTCGAGTTACCGGTGCAGAGAACAAGGATATGTAACATAGTCAGGTTAGTGTTTTCTATTCACTGTTGACAGTCCACTGTTTGTCGAAACGAATTGCTTGCTGTACAGATGCCGATATGGGGGATGAGCCGTTGACAACAGTGAACGGTAGACGGAGGACAGCGAACAGTGGACTGTTAACTATATAGTGAGCTGCATGACCACAGACGAATCCGGGCAGAGTGTGCTGAACTGCTGCGTTTGCGCAATGGCTTCAGGTACGTTGTCGCGACTGATGTAGCCAAAACCCAGGCGTTCAAAATAGGCATCGGCCGATGTGGTGAGCAGGTATAGGTCCGTCAGGCCGTTGTGCTGCGCCGCCTGTAACAGGCCATCCACTAACGTCTGCCCGATGTATTGGCCCCGGTACTCGGGCGAAACCACCACCGAACGCAGCAGCCCCACCTCACCCAACGGCTCGATCCCGGCCGCCCCAATCAACTCACCCTCCTCCGACTGAGCCAGCAAAAAGGTCGACAAATCGGTGGGCAGATCGGCGGTAGGCAAGTCCGCCTGCGTCAGTAGGGTAACAAGGGCGGGGCGGTCGTCGGCGGTGGCGGGGCGGTACGTCATGGCTTGGCTATTTGGGAGCAAAACTAACAGACACGGATTAACAGCAATCGGGGCCGCAACAGGCGGTGCCAGCCGTAGCCCCCACCAACGTAGCTTCAGCCGACGCCTGAACGTTCGCTTTTTCGGCGTAAA comes from Fibrella aestuarina BUZ 2 and encodes:
- a CDS encoding arsenate reductase ArsC; protein product: MLHILVLCTGNSTRSQMAHGYLQRFAGDRAAVYSAGVETHGLNPRAVQTMADDGIDISHHTSNHVDEYAHLPFDYVITVCDSAAERCPVWIGQTNRLHHNFEDPSKVTGPDEASVMANYARIRDQIKAFSEAFVTRVASDKD
- the arsN2 gene encoding arsenic resistance N-acetyltransferase ArsN2, yielding MTYRPATADDRPALVTLLTQADLPTADLPTDLSTFLLAQSEEGELIGAAGIEPLGEVGLLRSVVVSPEYRGQYIGQTLVDGLLQAAQHNGLTDLYLLTTSADAYFERLGFGYISRDNVPEAIAQTQQFSTLCPDSSVVMQLTI